One genomic segment of Aquipluma nitroreducens includes these proteins:
- a CDS encoding aldo/keto reductase produces the protein METKIQKRKLGNSGLEVSAIGLGCMGMSFGYGTISDEKEMIALIRSAVEREVTFFDTAEVYGPYINEELVGKALEPFKGQVAIATKFGFNFQDGVNTGLNSRPEHIKKVAEESLKRLKVDAIDLFYQHRVDPNVPIEDVAGAVKDLIQEGKVKYFGLSEAGVKVIRRAHAVQPVTALQSEYSLWWREPEEEIIPTLEELEIGFVPFSPLGKGFLTGKMDQNTTFDSKDFRSTVPRLSPENLKANMAFVDLVAAFAKRKNATPAQIALAWVLAQKPWFVPIPGTTKLHRLHENLGAAAIEFTADELQEINAASSKIDVQGDRYSGGSAKMINR, from the coding sequence ATGGAAACAAAAATTCAAAAACGCAAATTAGGAAACAGTGGGTTGGAAGTTTCAGCCATCGGACTTGGCTGCATGGGAATGAGCTTTGGTTACGGCACCATTTCCGATGAAAAGGAAATGATCGCCCTGATTCGGTCAGCCGTTGAAAGAGAAGTGACTTTTTTTGATACGGCCGAAGTTTATGGGCCATACATCAATGAAGAACTGGTGGGAAAAGCTCTCGAACCTTTCAAAGGACAAGTAGCGATTGCAACTAAATTCGGATTTAATTTTCAGGACGGAGTAAATACCGGACTTAATAGCCGTCCCGAGCATATTAAAAAGGTGGCTGAGGAGTCGCTGAAACGACTCAAGGTCGATGCCATCGACCTTTTCTATCAGCACCGTGTTGACCCTAATGTACCAATTGAAGACGTGGCCGGTGCCGTGAAAGACCTGATTCAGGAAGGAAAAGTAAAATATTTCGGACTTTCAGAAGCCGGAGTAAAAGTGATCCGCCGCGCACATGCCGTCCAACCGGTAACTGCCTTACAAAGCGAATACTCTTTGTGGTGGCGCGAACCCGAAGAAGAAATTATTCCAACGCTAGAAGAACTGGAAATTGGCTTTGTACCTTTTAGTCCCCTGGGCAAGGGTTTCCTAACTGGGAAAATGGACCAGAACACCACTTTCGACAGTAAAGACTTCCGGAGTACAGTTCCTCGTTTATCGCCCGAAAACCTGAAAGCCAATATGGCATTTGTCGATTTGGTTGCTGCATTTGCAAAACGGAAAAATGCTACACCGGCTCAAATTGCATTGGCATGGGTATTGGCTCAAAAGCCTTGGTTCGTGCCCATTCCAGGAACTACGAAGTTGCATCGTTTACACGAGAATCTGGGAGCTGCAGCCATCGAATTCACAGCTGACGAACTTCAGGAAATAAACGCCGCTTCATCAAAAATTGATGTTCAAGGTGACCGTTATTCAGGAGGAAGCGCAAAAATGATTAACAGGTAA
- a CDS encoding cyclophilin-like fold protein, with protein MKPIILTIIVYFISTFSMNAQETPKIKVTVGSNSFSVITYDNSTARAFIALLPLTITMNDVNVNEKYRPLQGNLPTSPEVPPKINAGDLMLWGANGLVLFYETFNTSYSYSKIGYMENAAGLKDALGPNNPTITFEVLGMPTGAGTLEQNNIDFKISGDGILHFSGTSEKISLIDMSGKILTITNSNTMNVSNFPKGIYILKAENNNQQKTIKIKI; from the coding sequence ATGAAACCTATTATTTTAACAATCATCGTTTATTTCATTTCAACGTTTAGCATGAATGCACAGGAAACGCCAAAGATTAAAGTTACGGTAGGTTCAAATTCGTTTTCAGTAATAACTTACGATAATTCTACCGCACGTGCTTTTATAGCCCTTTTACCATTGACAATCACCATGAATGATGTGAACGTGAATGAGAAATATCGCCCTTTACAAGGCAATTTACCAACGTCTCCTGAAGTTCCGCCAAAGATAAATGCGGGTGACCTCATGCTTTGGGGAGCAAACGGACTGGTTTTGTTTTATGAAACATTCAATACATCATACAGTTACTCGAAAATTGGCTACATGGAAAATGCGGCCGGACTTAAAGATGCACTTGGCCCCAATAATCCAACGATAACATTTGAGGTTTTGGGAATGCCAACCGGCGCTGGAACGCTGGAACAAAACAACATTGATTTTAAAATTTCCGGTGATGGAATTTTGCATTTTTCAGGAACATCCGAAAAAATATCGCTGATAGATATGAGCGGAAAAATCCTGACTATTACCAACTCCAATACGATGAATGTAAGCAACTTCCCAAAAGGAATTTATATTCTGAAAGCTGAAAACAACAACCAGCAGAAAACAATCAAAATAAAAATTTAA
- a CDS encoding sugar O-acetyltransferase yields the protein MRSITNCNKKKMAIFERLQAGESVSFDDPQYSEIFGIVARTMKLLAELNASADSSTVRKILSEITGTTIDSSTTVFLPFQTNLGIFTRLGKNVFINHDCTFLDMGGITIEEDVMIGPKVCLTTESHPINPQDRKKLLVKPIVIKRNAWIGAGATVLLGVTVGENSVVAAGAVVTKDVPANTVVGGVPAKVIKTL from the coding sequence ATGAGGAGTATAACGAATTGTAACAAGAAAAAGATGGCCATCTTCGAACGATTACAAGCTGGTGAATCCGTTTCATTCGATGATCCGCAGTATTCTGAAATCTTCGGGATCGTGGCGCGCACCATGAAGCTATTGGCAGAATTGAATGCTTCTGCCGATAGTTCCACGGTTCGGAAAATATTAAGTGAAATTACAGGCACAACCATTGATTCAAGTACCACGGTATTTCTTCCATTCCAAACCAACCTGGGAATATTCACCCGTTTAGGCAAAAATGTGTTTATCAATCACGATTGTACATTTCTGGATATGGGCGGAATTACGATTGAAGAAGATGTAATGATTGGCCCCAAAGTTTGCCTGACTACTGAAAGTCACCCGATCAATCCCCAGGATCGGAAAAAGTTGCTGGTGAAACCGATTGTGATTAAGCGAAACGCCTGGATTGGAGCTGGCGCCACCGTTTTACTCGGAGTTACGGTGGGCGAAAATTCGGTAGTTGCAGCCGGAGCTGTGGTTACCAAAGATGTTCCGGCGAATACAGTGGTTGGCGGAGTTCCGGCGAAAGTGATTAAAACCCTCTGA
- a CDS encoding DUF4256 domain-containing protein yields the protein MEITKELSPGQQEELIRTLKARFEKNMNLHQDIEWANVYSRLEADGEKLWSLNEMEKTGGEPDVVGYDEKTNEYIFLDCSAESPKGRRSLCYDREALDSRKEHKPENSAIELAAFMGIELLTEEQYRELQKLENFDTKTSSWVKTPAEIRKLGGALFCDRRYNQVFLYHNGADSYYAARGFRGSLKV from the coding sequence ATGGAAATTACGAAAGAATTATCGCCCGGACAACAAGAAGAACTAATCAGAACATTAAAAGCCCGTTTTGAGAAAAACATGAATCTGCATCAAGATATTGAATGGGCTAATGTATATTCGAGATTGGAAGCAGACGGTGAAAAACTTTGGTCGTTGAATGAAATGGAAAAAACTGGCGGCGAACCGGATGTTGTTGGTTATGATGAAAAGACCAACGAATACATTTTTCTGGATTGCTCGGCAGAAAGTCCGAAAGGCCGCAGAAGCCTTTGTTACGATCGCGAAGCGCTGGATTCGAGGAAAGAACATAAACCGGAAAATAGCGCGATTGAACTGGCTGCTTTCATGGGCATAGAGCTTTTAACAGAAGAACAATATCGGGAATTGCAAAAACTTGAAAATTTCGATACAAAAACATCCAGCTGGGTGAAAACACCTGCTGAGATTCGAAAACTTGGTGGCGCACTTTTTTGTGATCGTCGTTACAATCAGGTATTTTTGTATCACAACGGAGCAGATTCATACTATGCCGCCAGAGGGTTCCGTGGCTCACTAAAAGTCTAA
- a CDS encoding carboxymuconolactone decarboxylase family protein — MNAQNNINANQSLNPQQRSIVSIAALTAVGDIEHLKTQLNNGLDAGLTINEIKEVLVQLYAYCGFPRSLNGINTFMSVVEERKAKGVTDVVGKEASTISDNANKYETGKKTLQTLTGREEKGPKTGANAFAPVIDTFLKEHLFADIFSRDILTYQQRELATISVLSAMEGVAPQLQFHLGVGMNIGLTESQLNQVFSIIETHIGKQQAEIAKNVLLKMTDK, encoded by the coding sequence ATGAATGCACAAAATAACATAAACGCAAATCAGTCTTTGAATCCACAACAGAGAAGCATTGTAAGCATTGCCGCTTTGACGGCGGTTGGCGACATCGAGCACTTAAAAACACAATTAAATAACGGGCTTGATGCAGGGCTTACCATCAATGAAATAAAAGAAGTGCTGGTACAACTCTATGCCTATTGCGGTTTTCCACGAAGCCTTAACGGTATAAATACGTTTATGAGTGTAGTGGAAGAAAGAAAAGCCAAAGGTGTAACAGATGTTGTGGGCAAAGAGGCTTCCACCATTTCCGACAATGCAAACAAATACGAGACCGGCAAGAAAACTCTGCAAACTCTTACAGGACGGGAAGAAAAGGGTCCCAAAACCGGAGCAAATGCCTTTGCGCCAGTCATTGATACTTTTTTAAAAGAACATCTCTTTGCCGATATATTCAGCCGTGATATACTTACCTACCAACAACGTGAATTAGCAACCATTTCAGTGCTTTCAGCGATGGAAGGTGTAGCGCCACAACTTCAGTTTCACCTGGGAGTAGGAATGAATATCGGACTTACAGAAAGCCAGTTGAACCAAGTCTTTTCGATTATTGAAACACATATTGGAAAGCAGCAGGCCGAAATAGCAAAAAATGTATTGTTGAAAATGACTGATAAATAG
- a CDS encoding cupin domain-containing protein, giving the protein MNEFKQIFPLGEKNDAYAPYFSGQSYLAVLTQEGIQSYNVTFEPGCRNNWHIHHKGGQILYCTAGTGWYQEEGKPARLLNPGDVVNIPAGVNHWHGAAKDSWFAHIALMVPAEGATTEWREPVADEEYNEL; this is encoded by the coding sequence ATGAACGAATTCAAACAAATATTCCCATTGGGAGAGAAAAATGATGCCTATGCACCATACTTTTCAGGTCAAAGTTATTTAGCTGTGTTGACTCAGGAAGGTATACAATCCTATAATGTGACTTTCGAGCCCGGTTGTCGCAATAACTGGCATATCCATCATAAAGGCGGTCAAATACTTTATTGCACTGCTGGAACCGGTTGGTACCAGGAAGAAGGAAAACCCGCAAGACTATTGAATCCGGGGGATGTAGTAAACATTCCGGCAGGTGTCAATCACTGGCACGGGGCTGCAAAAGATAGCTGGTTTGCCCATATTGCCCTTATGGTACCGGCAGAAGGCGCGACAACAGAGTGGAGAGAACCTGTTGCCGATGAGGAGTATAACGAATTGTAA
- a CDS encoding cupin domain-containing protein: protein MRKITTLAILSLIILGQVFAQTKKSDLKQIFPLGEKNDANAQYFIGQSYLAVLTTDNVTSYNVTFEPGCRNNWHIHHKGGQILYCTAGNGWYQEEGKPARALRPGDVVNIPAGVKHWHGAAKDSWFAHIALMVPAEGATHEWLSPVTDEEYNKLK from the coding sequence ATGAGAAAGATAACAACTTTGGCAATATTGTCCCTTATCATTTTGGGGCAGGTTTTCGCACAGACGAAAAAGAGCGATTTAAAACAAATATTCCCATTGGGAGAGAAAAATGATGCTAACGCACAATATTTCATAGGTCAGAGTTATTTGGCAGTACTAACAACGGACAATGTAACATCCTATAATGTGACTTTCGAGCCCGGTTGTCGCAACAACTGGCACATTCATCATAAAGGTGGTCAAATACTTTATTGCACTGCAGGTAATGGTTGGTATCAGGAAGAAGGAAAACCCGCACGAGCACTACGTCCGGGCGATGTGGTAAACATTCCCGCTGGAGTAAAACATTGGCATGGAGCTGCAAAAGATAGCTGGTTTGCCCATATTGCCCTTATGGTACCGGCAGAAGGTGCAACTCACGAGTGGTTAAGTCCTGTTACCGATGAGGAATACAACAAATTGAAATAG